CCTGTTTGTTAGGTACTACAACAATGTAATCGATGCAAGACTCCACCAACATATTGAAAAAGGAAAGAACGATGGTCTTAATATTAGCTGTGTTGCATCTTCACTTAATTTATGGGCTATCGTTATGGATGCGGGCACCGGGTTCAGTTCACAAGTCTATGAGCTCTCACCCGTTTTCTTGCACAAGGTAAAAAAAACAATTTTAAGTTCACTGTTTTTTATGAGAATTATACTATTGTTGCACATTTAGTCATTTATGAACTTTCTTTGCATTGAAGGAATGGATAATGGAGCAATGGGAGAAGAATTATTACATTATGTCACTCGCTGGTGCAACAAATGGTAGTGCATTGGTCGACATGATACTTGCTATTTTTTACATTCTCACAGGATGGCACCCGAGGTTATGGAACAATTGCATGGCTATGACTTCAAGTCAGTATTCTTAATTTTTTTTCcttcaatttttattttgtccggtAAAATTTAGAAGTCGAATATTAATAATTGTCTGGCAAAATCTACAGGGCTGATATTTGGTCTTTTGGTATAACAGCACTGGAGCTTGCTCACTGGAGAATAATATTTCTAGAGTTCTTCAAGAAATACAACTTTTTGGGCATCGGTTTTGTTCTATGAGATTGAGATATGGATTGGTTATTTTTAGTCCAACAAATTATCTAAATGATCTTGAATGTTTAATGGGTGTAAACTATAATGATGTAAGTTAGAAAAGTAGTTTGCCCATCTCATTGCTTGAAGCAAGTAGTGCTTttgaattgttttttttttttttttttttttttttttttttttttttttttttttttcttttgaagtTTAGGTATTTAATATGTAATTTGATTGTAGGCAATAAGAGTGTTtgttaatgatgaagatgatacatTTGGATGAAAAAAATTTGTTACATTTGGATGAAAAAAATTTGTTTTCTACTTTCGTTAATTACTCCATAGTTCTTACTTGTGTTAGGTTGTTCACATCTTTACTGTGGTTGGTCCACATGTTGTAGTTTCACTCTAAAAGGCTTCCAAATATCAGTAATTTATTGATGATGCAGGTATGCTATCATTGTGACTTATAATGAATCTGGTTGTGGATATTATAATGTGCAACGAATAGTGATTTATATATTTTTATGATTGTTCAAGGCAATGTTTCAGACATGGAGGCGTTGAGGCACGATCAAATGAATCGGGTATGTGAGTTAATTTTGTACCTTTTGAACTATTGTATTCTATTAAGAGATACTTGCGGGTTGTTTCTTATATACAAGACACTTTCACAAATGCGGGTTGTTTCACTTGAAGTAGCAAAATGGGTAGGTTAGGGGTTTAAGAAACAAGTAATGTTTGTTATGGGTCAAAACAAGTTGAGTTGACTCATAACCCTTCTCCTTTCCAAATTATTTGaggtttttttttaaagaaaattacCATGAATATATTTACAGTAATCCACTTttgctattatattaatttgatttgATATTATGAATGAAAATGTGCATTGTGAGACAGTTAGTAATAACGGGCTCCCTTATGAACCTTGACGGTGCATCATGAGACAATTATCAATAATGGACAAAAACGGTCTCCCTGATTATCTTTGATTAAAACTATGTTCGTTTCACCAACAGGTTGTTTTTCGGTTGATGTCGGTTGGAAAACAGTTAAAAATGAACGCAATTGTGTTAACTTCTCCATGTGAAGGTCAAATATGTTTATGTTTTTGGCGAAATTTTAGAACCATGTATGACATTTTAGATTTATTATAAATTTGTTATTGTATCATACACTTAATCGTTTCATATATGAACGTTTTCGAATAGTAATTTATAGagctgccgtgcaacgcacgggctcttaaaatctAGTAATTCTATAAAATGGTCCATTTGTCTAAAGTTTGTATATTTAAAATCGTACTCTAAGATTGACGCAATAAAATGAGAGAAAAATAACTCCGATCGATCTGTCATCATATCTATGAATTAGACATATTTATGCTAAATTGTACtccgtattattataattatgttagatactagaaaaaatttgaccgcgcgttgctgcggttttaTTCGgtgcgcggtcgaatttggatatatctTGTTTGGTACATAATATATCTAATAAGTTggtttgtttgttggacgtgtatgtatatgtatgtaatttagctcgaaatatttaatttttttaacgatatccgtttcgcgtatagttagtcacgttgtgttcgtaaaattaattcgagttgaaaggtggtctcggaaaaatttaactcgcactgagcgtgaatatagggcccgttatttagtgtttttttaacgatttccgtttcgcatatagttagtcccgttgagttcgtgagattttttcgagttgaacggtggccttggaaaaatttaactcgcaccgagtgaGAAGATGGGGTCCGTTATAAATTTGGGtggagtaatttttttttattttaataaaattatacatttacattttttacccctgaaaaagtttGGAGTTGAGGGGGCGTTGTGTAAATTGTGCGAAAGTTGGGGGATATTTGTGGTGTGGACGGAAAATGAAAACGACATCGCGTTTGAACTGAAACGACCAAAATCTTCATGTAATTTAGTATATACGGGTAATAATTAGATATTATATATAATGATTTATCTAAACATAGCGTAAGGACTATCTTTTAAACATTCTAGCATGCAAAAATGGCCGGTGTCTAAAcataacaacaacaaaactcaataccaagtACGTGGTGTATGAGGGagatgagatgtagacaatctttcccttatccgagaataaagacaagtcatttctccgccctgagtgaaaacactctcaaaagtagataaAGTTATTTCTCTCTCTATTcgatggatagagagattgcttccgagtggacctccgtccAATAAGtagaatttttttataaaaaaaaatttaaattaaatTGAAAATAACATTGAGACGCCCTGGAAATGATGAAATCAAATTTCCATGATTTTAAATCATGTCTGAAATTTACTTTACGCTCTAAACATAACCACCCTTTTAAACCAATTGGGTCATTTTTATGCAAAAAATGGATCGTGTCTAAACATAACcacccccctctctctctctctctctctctctctctctctctctctctctctctctctccaaataACTACCCAAATATACAATGTGTTTATGCATACAAATTATCTTTAACCATAGCCTTTAGCGCTACAAATAAAATAATACATATTATCATATTTCACACACAATTAGAACATACAAGTGGATAGTGTCTCGGATGATGTTTCGACTCGGAACACTATTCCTCAACATTCCACCACGAACATTCTTTTTTCTTGAACCCTAAGAATCTGTATGTATGGTAGGTTTGGTTcacatattcaaagatattatattCCCTTGGAATCTTAATATTCCACCATTCATAGAAATTGGCATTCCTTCAATAGTGTGATTAAATGTAATTTCATTCTTAATTTCTTATCTTCAACATTCAAAGATGAATTTTACATTTCTCATTTACGTTTCGCGTGACGTTTAAGTGATGGAATTTTACTATTACGTTTCATGTTTACGTTTGCAATTCACATTTTCATTTCACATTTTCAATTCACATTTTCGATTCATGTTTTCGTTTCCCATTTCTAAAAAAATAAAACTACAACTAAAAATCAAAACATGAGTCTGAAAATTAAAACGAATAAAGGAAACACAATCTTTTCTGTACAACTTTTTAGGTATTTAATAAAATGGAATTCAATTTTATTTCATGTCAATAAAAATGCATTCTTTCACAATCCATGGAATTTATCAATTCTAATTTTTTTTACATCCAAATTCCTTTGACGTATCCCATTCCTTTCAAAAACATTCTTCCGACCAAATGGGGCCCAAGTTGCTGGGTGGTttgtgtagtgaccctaacttttccatgttatatatatatatatatatatatatatatatatatatatatatatatatatatatatatatatatatatatatattaaatgaaattgttattaaatgaaattgttatttacatgattaagtgtttccaacatgttaagcaatcaaacttgttaaaacttgattaattgaaataggtttcatatagacaattgaccacccaagttgaccggtgattcacgaacgttaaaacttgtaaaaactatatgatgacatatatatatatatatatatatatatatatatatatatatatatatatatatatatacatatatatatatatatatacatatatatatatatatatacatatatatatatatatatacatatatatatatatatatatatatatatatatagttaacatgatattatgataagtaaacatatcattaagtatattaacaatgaactacatatgtaaaaacaagactaataacttaatgattttgaaacgagacatatatgtaacgattatcgttgaaacgacatttaatgtatatatatcatattaagagatattcatacatcataatatcatgataatataataatttaaaatctcatttgatattataaacattgggttaacaacatttaacaagatcgttaacctaaaggtttcaaaacaacacttacatgtaacgactaacgatgacttaacggctcagttaaaatgtatatacatgtagtgttttaatatgtattcatacacttttgaaagacttcaagacacttatcaaaatacttctacttaacaaaaatgcttacaattacatcctcgttcagtttcatcaacaattctactcgtatgcacccgtattcgtactcgtacaatacacagcttttagatgtatgtgctattggtatatacactccaatgatcagctcttagcagcccatgtgagtcacctaacacatgtgggaaccatcatttggcaactagcatgaaatatctcataaaattacaaaaatatgagtaatcattcatgacttatttacatgaaaacaaaattacatatcttttatatctaatccatacaccaacgaccaaaaacacctacaaacactttcattcttcaattttcttcatctaattgatctctctcaagttctatcttcaagttctaagtgttcttcataaattctacaagttctagtttcataaaatcaagaatacttccaagtttgctagcttacttcccatcttgtagagtgatcatccaacctcaagaaatctttcttatttacagtaagatatctttctaatacaaggtaatactcatattcaaactttgattcaatttctataactataacaatcttatttcgagtaaaaatcttacttgaacttgttttcgtgtcatgattctacttcaagaactttcaagccatccaagatcatttgaagctagatccatttatctattttccagtaggtttatccacaaaacttgaggtagtaatgatgttcataatatcattcgattcatacatataaagctatcttattcgacggtttaaacttgtaatcactagaacatagtttagttaattctaaacttgttcacaaacaaaagttaatccttctaacacgacttttaaaattaactaaacacatgttctatatctatatgatatgctaacttaatgatttaaaatctttaaacacgaagaacaccgtaaaaccggacatacaccgtcgtagtaacaccgcgggctgttttgggttagttaaataaaaactatgataaactttgatttaaaagttgttcttctgggaaaatgatttttcttatgaacatgagactatatccaaaaatcatggttaaactcaaagtgaaagtatgttttccaaaatggtcatcaagacgtcgttttttcgacggaaataactacctctttagtaattgacatgtaacttaattttccgactataaacctatacttttctgtttatattcttaatttagagttcaatatgaaaccatagcaatttgattcactcaaaacagatttaaaatgaagaagttatgggtaaaacaagattggataatttttttcattttagctacgtgaaaattggtaacaaatctattccaactataacttaatcaacttgtattgtatattatgtaatcttgagataacatagacacgtatacaatatttcaacctatcatgtcgacacatctatatatatttcggaacaaccatagacactctatatgtgaatgttggagttagctatacagggttgaggttgattccaaaatatatatagtttgagttgtgatcaatactgagatatgtatacactgggtcgtggattgattcaagataatatatatcaatttatttctgtacatctaactgtggacaactagttgtaggttactaacgaggacagctgacttaataaacttaaaacatcaaaatgtattaaaagtgttgtaaatatattttgaacatactttgttatatatgtacatatttgttataggttcgtgaatcgaccagtggccaagtcttacttctcgacgaagtaaaaaaatctgtgaaagtgagttatagtcccacttttaaaatctaatatttttgggatgagaatacatgcaggttttataaatgatttacaaaatagacacaagtacactataacaaccctcatatttccatgcctgaattgactaatttgactatagggttgttatccatacgtaatatataattaaatttgacattgatcaaatatttatttttagtcgacactttttgttaactaaagtttacactaattatataaaataactttagttaatattaatgcgtattatatttaaaactatatgtaacataattattaattaaatgataagttattttaatcattatatatatttttagcttataaaaaataaaaataaaaagaaataagatttttttttatataaattaaataatgagcccatgaattttgactaaatatttttaaaaacaaaaacttattaaaaacatttttaacatgtttttattattattattttgtcaaaattgacacctttattttattatttttttttcttttcaccaactattttttacctataaatacatggctcctcattcattttttctttccaaacacaaaaacttaagttattctctcaaaaccttgaagaaaatttgaggtactttctatttttattaatttttttcaatattatcatttatatttatatttattatatattctttgtaaaattcaaaattaattatgtttatatgttataattagtattataagtgttatgatgcataaaaataattttgataatttatggaatattatttataattaaatgcgaattatgtagtgtttaaacgtaaaaacaatgtataattcgtaataaatacttttaaccaaaaataaaatatatatattttttttctgagtttttaaaacttatatagatctgaaaaaattataaaaataattacttgggtcgaattggtatttattatataattaaactctattattatgtaattcgaaggtaaattaagaataaatataaaataataaaaaatatttttttatatatttttctacaggttattagactgatagaaacttataaaaattataaaaataattatttgggtttatttagtaattatgtagaattaaaattattttgtgaatacattaagggtaaaaacaaaaataaatacaaaaatataataaaaacattttcttaaatttttctactaatctatatgattaactaagactataaaaattatgtatgtaatttttagatatttaatttattatttagacatttttgaataatgttcgattaataaaacactattatttttgaagtaatttaggtatttatttataggtaattatatttaatatatataagacatactaaggtataataactaaatattaaataaaacttaggttatattatcacatatataattattaagtacattaataattcgttgtgtgtatacacctaaagtgaaggttaatcaaagataatgtataattcatgtaaacttcatcgctactcacggtcgtaagtgaatgatgtctaggtttctatttatgggtaagcttgtggatctcgaatgccatgacttagattctggtcaagaatcctgggcccccggttacatctggtcattcctgacttatttgatagcaacgaagtttgagtagagttgtacaacatcttgctaaagattaacccgaactttctaaaattggaaaattactataagtggaaacttttcataaatagtaaccttccgaaaatgaaaattctttagtgaaccattactatcaatatagtactatatactattgtctgttaggcaatgtctgatcatacgttctatctctaggttgagatctcggtcacgtccttccgttcatttCTTTCGTGGAATATTCTTTTGtgttactaaggtgattttcatagccccacttttactgtttacttaactatttataacttttggggtgagacacatgcttgctttataactgttttacacttagacacaagtactaaattgttaactatgctgtcatgctttgattcatgctaaatccctaccgtaatatcgtcaattgctacatttaaatgcaaacttaattattgtgagtaggcctattgagagtaacgtctctaaccattcgaccgttggtctttagtTACATAacaatgattccacgacactgacagtacaaggtgtcatagggtaaacttgtttagtagcgatattacaaaatgcagcaacacttttagattgatatttctatatcaatcaactttaaactaaatcttgtggtctaaaactttggattttatttataaacctgtgaattttactcaacctttttggttgacactttaagcatgttttgtctcaggtgatgattgagctagctgtttgcaactttgtgatgatagatttgatgcttgcatggagtccacattgcatattatattttagttcataaacatttattttacgttttaataataatgtaaacatgtattactgctttcgctgttttattaacaaaagttttatttaaaaagtctcatatagagtcattctcgtttatacaactgtgttatgatatgattggtcacaattacccctggtccattttggggggtgtgacagattggtatcagagcaggctgatgtagagaactaggattgcattttatgtgtgccttatacaattaggtaccttagcaatgtaggactacaactttccttgactatagtgcctttagttgttgccttaaactgttaaatgctacactctactttagaaactttacttatcttagaataccgagccaacctaagaactctgctcactttcctaagtactattcaattccgccatcacatttaaatgcgacaccgttctcgacattcctatgtcatctatcatagttttgtgtattacatatgtattacatgaaatgttatccatgatttttgaaactcctatatttgttactattcgtaCTCAAAcggtatataacctccttgttatatcacgtacctatatgctttatgcctttatgcatcggtttgtgaaccggaaaatgtcattgagttatctcaaagacattataatgtcatcactactcatattcattacttttaaatctttgatttctcgttatttttttatcattgaattttcttgacggatggcgtctacgaaactctagaatagaagggtttggattatcgatttaaaggatcctatagctcaagccgtagacctgaataggccattacgaattgaaagtctttaatcgaaagattatcagattacatacttatcattttatgatctcgacacgtcatactgctattattggagtatagacacatcatatcttattatatcttatcatatctatcttaatagactttatctaacacttttcctaaatttcctccgtaaattacggaaatctttttgctatatatacgtatatcaagaagacaaatatatcattcaatattcaacactcatcttataacaaaaacccttattccgatcagataatatggatttctcacttgattcctcgaactcctcaagctctaatggcagcgtaaccggaatgaactaaccaattagtcatcacctgttctggatgaattgggggtgggttcgtagtctacttaatcaatggagaagtgaagaaggtgatccttttcatccaccacattgccctattggcgaagaacctgaagcacttaccggcgaacccgttcggaacactattttcaccctcatttccaggatatcccgtcacgaatatataatatctagaatttcagatcttattcatccccttgtccgaaccgccaatcatcccggaataatagaagaagtcaacgagctttgcgctcgagtagtggatttagaaaatatggtgcaaaacctacgagcaccagcagcagcactagcagcataaccagcaccacctataccatcagcatcaccactaacagcatcagcttcaccaataacaacatctgcattccacgcctcaacataacactcagtacctcaaacattaacatcatacgccccatagataccaaggaatattagtaataatgagttaagatgtattgactcattcttcctaaagaattatatatgtatactttatatatatatggtttgaaacaataataaatcttttcgtactaagctattacgtgtgaatcttaacttgtaaatactactcggttaattcatatcactaatatgctatgatgtacatccttcgttaatcactgcttcagcacaataagctccattttcataataaatcaagtgtattattcaaatacatgtttgattttacacttccatttttgatgtactcaaaactttttagaaaatattattcgtgccttgtgcatttcacaagaaatccacatcatataccgagatatatcaataataatgaacgatgaagtattgattcataacttcattagcaaaatatttcgcgataattatgaaatctctaaggttttggagattattaattctcatttcaatagtaaatcaaatgagtttaatattatattaactcattaaatccatgattacatctgaaagaaaatatatatgtacgtatattttcataaagattgtaattaaatattctgttgtacaaattgttgacggtgaaaatattttaacgggtaggtaatacccgagaaatatttatatctcacattaatatgttacaccgtacattcttcaattctgattcaacagtcattaactatactacttacatccacatatgtatccgttcactaaagaacaaccattttcatacaaattcaaatacatattctgattttgacatatcggaatttaagtaaaactttagcaagtgttatcttcttaaagatcactacattcatgaattatattcattcgtattctatgatgaattatcacatcaaaccaccgaacttaccattcattacttttgaaaatcacaacatttcttcgtcaaccgttagatccattgatagatgcatcttacgcttaaacacttcaaattcaaaatttttgaaaacatcctttgaatcttgatgatcacaatcagcgttcaatcatctaaaaacgaaatttcttgaaaccatctcagattgataaccaacgattcaaatatggctgcattaaatgtagaggaaacaacaaaattgtagaaggcctaaatggccaggagtttgatgataaagaatggggtattgggaacgctcgatagaaaatttggtactgaaaaatggattgagcaaaccatgaaggagaccgtggacaaatcacaaggattaaacctgtaatcaaagaatctagatgattcgatttctgatgaaaatcacaaaagatctccttacgcattctaaatccttacagaagaatttttctcgttatcatttgatcttagaaaattctaagatatcatcgtatctttcgttataaatatcctccatatttctgaagatacattcataactactcttatccgaaattatttatcacttcgcactttctgtgttacataataaaggaaactgttttattttctatatttctgtaacatacaagtttaaattttgaatgatttgaagtagtgttgggaattgaatcatgagttagtataatataatgacgtcaggccaacgtgattatattatagtatgtcatgctaaatttttaatggaagatgatgattcatagactttataatcatcatttgccatgttacatgacttttacattctacttaacctctgaacatatcaagaacatatattcttgatagttctatccttagtaattctggtaatttgacaaatcaaaccgtgctattacctttccttatgctttgtatattatgatcatttgaaactccatacctacgaattctggaccattattagcttgacttgaagtcaggaaggaaaaacaagagcatagagcttcaACAtaaaagggaaaatataaagcccgataacaacacggaaattacaaaccgtgtatatcaatgcgtatagcaacat
This genomic stretch from Rutidosis leptorrhynchoides isolate AG116_Rl617_1_P2 chromosome 11, CSIRO_AGI_Rlap_v1, whole genome shotgun sequence harbors:
- the LOC139877490 gene encoding uncharacterized protein isoform X1 produces the protein MDAGTGFSSQVYELSPVFLHKEWIMEQWEKNYYIMSLAGATNGSALVDMILAIFYILTGWHPRLWNNCMAMTSTLELAHWRIIFLEFFKKYNFLGIGFVL
- the LOC139877490 gene encoding casein kinase 1-like protein HD16 isoform X2; its protein translation is MDAGTGFSSQVYELSPVFLHKEWIMEQWEKNYYIMSLAGATNGSALVDMILAIFYILTGWHPRLWNNCMAMTSRLIFGLLV